The Clostridium chauvoei genome has a window encoding:
- a CDS encoding XTP/dITP diphosphatase — protein MKKLIIASNNQKKIKEIKEILTGISLTILSLKDENIDIDVVEDGKTFEENAKKKAVEICDYLLKRGESNFIVLGDDSGLEVDYLNGEPGIYSARYSGSHGDNEKNNEKLLERLSGVKREDRKARFVCQLALVDDKKRYKAITGYVEGYILEALNGAGGFGYDPLFYYEPLKKSFGEATAEEKNEISHRGIALKKFKEEIKGFL, from the coding sequence ATGAAAAAATTAATAATAGCAAGTAATAATCAAAAAAAAATAAAAGAAATAAAAGAAATTCTTACGGGGATTTCTTTAACTATATTATCATTAAAAGATGAAAATATAGATATAGATGTAGTTGAAGATGGAAAAACCTTTGAAGAAAATGCTAAGAAAAAAGCAGTAGAAATATGTGATTACTTATTAAAAAGAGGAGAAAGTAATTTTATAGTACTTGGAGATGATTCAGGTCTAGAGGTTGATTATTTGAATGGAGAACCTGGTATATACTCAGCAAGATATTCAGGTAGTCATGGAGATAATGAAAAAAATAATGAAAAATTATTAGAAAGACTAAGTGGAGTTAAGAGAGAAGATAGAAAAGCAAGGTTTGTATGTCAACTTGCTTTAGTTGATGATAAAAAAAGATATAAGGCTATTACAGGATATGTAGAAGGTTATATATTAGAGGCTTTAAATGGAGCTGGTGGCTTTGGATATGATCCATTATTTTATTATGAACCACTTAAAAAGTCTTTTGGAGAAGCGACTGCTGAAGAAAAAAATGAAATTTCACATAGAGGAATAGCTTTAAAGAAATTTAAAGAAGAAATAAAGGGATTTTTATAG
- a CDS encoding metallophosphoesterase encodes MKIAVISDSHYNESSSVAVKAYIKEADVLIHCGDGVPDLEKIAEGFKGEVYGVQGNCDFAKGFPKERIIEIAGQKIFVCHGHFYNVKNGYNNIFYKAQEVGANIVLFGHSHLAIIIEHEGILLMNPGSMSLPYGTKKKSLGFIEIEDGKIINSYIKEIGK; translated from the coding sequence ATGAAAATTGCTGTTATAAGTGACTCACATTATAATGAAAGCTCAAGCGTGGCTGTAAAAGCCTATATAAAAGAGGCTGATGTGTTAATACATTGTGGAGATGGTGTACCTGATTTAGAGAAGATAGCTGAGGGATTTAAAGGAGAAGTGTACGGTGTACAGGGGAATTGTGATTTTGCTAAGGGATTTCCTAAGGAAAGGATAATAGAAATAGCCGGTCAAAAAATATTTGTGTGTCATGGACATTTTTATAATGTTAAAAATGGCTATAACAATATATTTTATAAAGCACAAGAAGTAGGAGCAAATATAGTTTTATTTGGTCATTCACATCTAGCTATTATTATAGAACATGAAGGAATACTATTAATGAATCCTGGTAGTATGTCATTACCATATGGAACTAAAAAGAAGAGTTTAGGGTTTATAGAGATTGAAGATGGTAAAATTATTAATTCATATATAAAAGAAATAGGTAAATAA
- the pulA gene encoding type I pullulanase, whose product MKYKKNYNTEEFKTLYKYDGNLGAIYSKEKTKFILWSPTATLVKLYFFREKGYKETINMNREKYGVWSIEIKGDLDEVYYNYLVTIDDMENEVVDPYAKAVGVNGTIGMVVDLKSTNPKNWDKHFRPILESPTDSIIYETHIRDFSIDEFSGINSELKGKYQGMCQPNTKLINTNIKTGIDHIKDLGINVVHLLPCFDYKSVNESNIDNQEYNWGYDPQNYNVPEGSYSTNPYNPKVRIKEFKEMIMKFHECGIKVVMDVVYNHTAETDNFDNIVPGYYYRQDIYGNLSNASQCGNETASERYMVRRFIIDSVCYWAKEYKIDGFRFDLMGIHDIETMKEIRNRLNEINSNILIYGEGWKAGESPIDAEKLALKQNILKFNKLQIAAFSDDIRDGIKGGVFEKYNKGFVNGSLGLEETIKFGIVAATKHEDIDYSKVIYSNKPWANEPYQTINYVSSHDNYTLWDKLQLTNGIDNEENKIAMNKLAAAIVLTSQGIPFMQAGEELLRTKERADGSFEDNSYKSPDSINKIDWKRKEKYYNVFEYYKGLIKLRKSHIAFRMKSTEDIKNNIVFLKKNENFYDDNVVAYMINSKGVIDKWDNIIVIFNANNKDVKINLSNDRWKIIVNKDFAGTKELNNIEGNSLIVEAISACVLVK is encoded by the coding sequence ATGAAGTATAAAAAAAATTATAATACAGAAGAATTTAAAACTTTATATAAATATGATGGCAATTTAGGTGCAATTTATTCTAAAGAAAAAACTAAATTTATATTATGGTCACCAACAGCAACTTTAGTTAAATTATATTTTTTTAGAGAAAAAGGTTATAAAGAAACTATAAATATGAATAGAGAAAAATATGGAGTTTGGTCAATAGAAATAAAGGGTGATTTAGATGAAGTATATTATAACTATTTAGTCACTATTGATGATATGGAAAATGAAGTTGTAGATCCTTATGCAAAGGCGGTTGGTGTTAATGGTACTATTGGTATGGTAGTAGATTTAAAATCTACTAATCCAAAGAACTGGGATAAGCATTTTAGACCTATATTAGAAAGTCCAACTGATTCAATAATATATGAAACACATATAAGGGATTTTTCTATAGATGAGTTTTCAGGTATAAATAGTGAGCTTAAGGGGAAATATCAAGGGATGTGCCAACCTAATACAAAATTAATAAATACTAATATAAAGACAGGCATAGATCATATAAAAGATTTAGGAATAAATGTAGTACATTTATTGCCATGCTTTGATTATAAATCAGTAAATGAGAGTAATATAGATAATCAAGAGTATAACTGGGGATATGATCCACAAAATTATAATGTTCCTGAAGGTTCATATTCTACAAATCCATATAATCCAAAGGTTAGAATAAAAGAATTTAAAGAGATGATAATGAAATTCCATGAATGTGGAATTAAAGTAGTTATGGATGTTGTATATAATCATACTGCAGAAACAGATAACTTTGATAATATTGTACCTGGATATTATTATAGACAAGATATATATGGAAATTTATCTAATGCATCTCAATGTGGAAATGAAACTGCCTCTGAAAGGTATATGGTAAGAAGATTTATAATAGATTCTGTATGCTATTGGGCGAAGGAATATAAGATAGATGGATTTAGGTTTGATTTAATGGGTATTCATGATATAGAGACTATGAAAGAAATAAGAAATAGATTAAATGAAATAAATAGTAATATCTTAATTTATGGAGAAGGGTGGAAAGCTGGAGAGTCTCCTATAGACGCTGAAAAATTAGCTTTAAAGCAAAATATTTTAAAGTTTAATAAATTACAAATAGCAGCTTTTAGTGATGATATAAGAGATGGGATAAAGGGCGGTGTGTTTGAAAAATATAACAAAGGTTTTGTAAATGGAAGTTTAGGATTAGAAGAGACAATAAAATTTGGTATAGTAGCAGCTACAAAACATGAGGATATAGATTATAGTAAGGTGATTTATTCAAATAAACCATGGGCAAATGAACCTTATCAAACAATAAACTATGTATCATCACATGATAACTATACATTGTGGGATAAATTACAATTAACTAATGGAATAGATAATGAGGAGAATAAAATTGCTATGAATAAATTAGCAGCAGCTATAGTATTGACTTCTCAAGGAATCCCATTTATGCAAGCTGGGGAAGAGTTATTAAGAACAAAAGAAAGAGCAGATGGAAGCTTTGAAGACAATAGCTATAAGTCTCCAGATAGTATAAATAAAATTGATTGGAAAAGAAAAGAGAAATATTATAATGTTTTTGAATATTATAAAGGGCTAATTAAATTAAGAAAAAGTCATATTGCATTTAGAATGAAAAGTACTGAGGATATAAAAAATAATATAGTATTTTTAAAGAAAAATGAAAATTTTTATGATGATAATGTTGTAGCGTACATGATTAATTCAAAAGGAGTTATAGATAAATGGGATAATATTATTGTTATTTTCAATGCAAATAATAAAGATGTAAAAATAAATTTATCTAATGATAGATGGAAGATAATTGTGAATAAAGATTTTGCAGGAACAAAAGAGTTAAATAATATAGAAGGGAACAGCTTAATAGTCGAAGCAATTTCTGCATGTGTATTAGTAAAGTAA
- the rph gene encoding ribonuclease PH: MRVDGRKNDQVRNTKISRNYTKYAEGSVLIEVGDTKVICTASIEDKVPPFLKGKGEGWITAEYNMLPRSTGTRKPRDIARLKLDGRTMEIQRLIGRALRSVVDFKALGERTIWIDCDVIQADGGTRTTSITGAFVALVDAVNKIHKEKPFKVYPIRNFVSATSIGVVNGEKIIDLCYEEDSNATVDMNVVATEEGEFIEIQGTGEEAPFKRSELNELLDLAEKGIKQMVQIQKEALKMDCLWIGTGESK, from the coding sequence ATGAGAGTAGATGGCAGAAAAAATGATCAGGTAAGGAATACTAAAATAAGCAGAAATTATACAAAATATGCTGAGGGATCAGTTTTAATAGAGGTAGGAGACACAAAAGTAATTTGTACTGCTTCAATAGAAGATAAGGTTCCACCATTTTTAAAGGGAAAAGGTGAAGGTTGGATAACTGCAGAATATAATATGCTTCCAAGATCTACTGGAACTAGAAAGCCAAGAGATATAGCAAGATTAAAACTTGATGGAAGAACAATGGAGATTCAAAGATTAATAGGGAGAGCATTAAGATCAGTTGTAGATTTTAAGGCTTTAGGAGAAAGAACTATTTGGATAGATTGTGATGTTATACAAGCTGATGGAGGAACTAGAACTACATCAATAACTGGTGCATTTGTAGCTTTAGTAGATGCTGTAAATAAGATTCATAAAGAAAAGCCTTTTAAGGTATATCCTATAAGAAATTTTGTTAGTGCAACAAGTATAGGTGTAGTAAACGGTGAAAAGATAATAGATTTATGTTATGAAGAAGATTCAAATGCAACAGTAGATATGAATGTTGTAGCTACTGAAGAAGGAGAATTTATAGAAATTCAAGGGACTGGCGAAGAAGCTCCATTTAAGAGAAGTGAATTAAATGAGTTATTAGATTTAGCAGAAAAGGGTATAAAACAAATGGTACAAATCCAAAAAGAAGCATTGAAAATGGATTGTCTTTGGATAGGTACAGGGGAGAGTAAGTAA